The window GAAAGCCATGGAAGAGTATAAAATATTAAAAATTATTTCCCGCCAGCAACAGTGATATCGCCCATTTCCCCTATTTCACCGGTGGCCTTTTCCAGTGAGCCTTTAGTTTCAGGTATGAATATCAGGGTTACTACAGATGCGGCTATTGCAAGGCCTGCAAGGTAATAAAATGCGAATGATTCTCCCAGTACCAGGAAAAGGGCCGGGAATACAAAGGATGAAAGAGCTGCACCACTTCTTCCTGCTGCAACTGTATATGACTGTATCTGTGACCTGATCTTGGTAGGTGCCAGTTCAACACCGTACATTCCGGAAGCAGTTATTGAACCCGGGCCCGCCTGGTTGAAAAATTGCATCCCTATTCCATATACCATCATTCCGGCTATTGGAAGCGCTGCAACAATCCCCACTTTGCTGATTCCATCGAATATGAGAAGGAACACTCCCATACCAAGGAATCCAACAATCTGAAGCAGTTTTCTGCCCTTTCTGTCAATAAGTGCAAGCATGACAATTCCACCTGCTATTGTAAATACTTCCATTAGATATGTCCACGCATCAGGTGAAAGCCCCATCTTGGAAGCAATCAGGGTTGGCCCGAATAGTATGCCTGCATATGCTACCTGGTCATAGAAGAACCACAGAACCATAGCGGAAATATATTCCCTTTTGTATTTATGGAAATAGTATTTGAAATTGTGCTTATCCTGTATATCCCCCTGTATTCTTACACTTCTGTGGGCTACGTACTTCACCTCATCCTCGAAACTCTTCTTGTCCCCTGCTATCCTTGCTATGAACCTTGGCGTTTCCGGCATTTTCCTTCTAAGGTAAACCACTGCGAGTGCAGGTACAGCACCCATTGCAAGGACTACCCTCCAGAGTATTGCATCGGAAACTCCAAGAACAGGGCCGAAGATCATATAAGTAAAAGCGGCCAGTATCGCGCCGAAGCCCCACATCATACCGAACCCGAAGCCTATTGTCTTACCCCTGTCCTTTGCATTTGAATGCTCCCCCATTATCATTGGCGACATTACATAATCAGCGCCAACTCCTATTCCCAGTATCAGCCTTATTGCTATAAGTAGATAGACATTTATGGCAAAGATCTGCATTATGGCAGCAACGCCCAGTATCAATACATCAACGCCGTAGAACTTTTTCCTCCCTCTTTTTGCCAGTTCACCGAAAATTATTGCACCCACTGCTGCCCCAATCAGTGCAGAACCGGCTATAAGGCTGGTAAAGACCACATAATTGGGGTTGCTTTTTGTAATTCCGTAGGCGCTTAATATTATTGCAAGAACTATCCCGACTGATGAAAGGTCGTAACCATCGGTAAAAGCACCCATGCCTGTAGTCAGTATTGACCTTGCATGAAACCATCCAAATTTCTGTTTATCAAGATCTTCAAATATATCTGCCATTATCCTCAGAAAATTATAATGTAATTATATATATAATTAATCGATATACTATATATTTTAATATATAAAATATATAGAAATGTTAGACTCTCTATTGATGTAAAAATTTAAACTCATCTGATGGGATGCCAGGTATATCATTTCTGAACTTGTATAAATGGCCTCCCCTGTTGATTTTGTCACTTGCGGTGGTTATGTAAAGTGTTTTCATGTCATCATCTCCAAATATGCACGATGTTACATTTTTTGTTCCCACAAAAATTTTTTTGACAGCCTCCCCTGACCTGTTGAATTTTATTATGCCATTGCCACCATAAAAGGCAACATATAGATTCCCCTGGGAGTCAAGGGTCATCCCATCCGGCACACCTGCGAAGGATGAAACGTCAAAGCTTTTCCTTTCTGAGATTATTGCAGATTTATTCATATCGTAATCAAAAACCCTGATCTTTCTAGTGGGTGAATCTATATAATACATAGTTTCAATATCAGGATCCCATATTGTCCCGTTGGAAATTGTTATGCTCTCCAGCACTGTTTCCTCTTCTGAGCCAAACCTGTATAGTTTTCCTGAAGGCATTTTTTCATTCATGTCCATTGTTCCTGCAAAAAGAAAACCATTTTTGTCGCATTTCCCATCGTTGAACCTCACATTTTCAGGGAGCTGTAATGTAAACAATGTTTCAACCTCCATCCGGGTTAATGAGAGATGCCTTATTGAATCCCTGGTCCCAAAAACCAGTCCGTCATTGCACGGTACTATAAATGGTATAATCTTATCACTATAAAGTGTTTTCACAGACCCATTATAGGAATGAATTTTGCCACCGAGTATATCAACGTAGTACAGCACTCCGTTCAGCCATACCGGGGATTCCCCCAGTTTTAACTGTGTGGACGATCTTATTAGTTTAGCCTTCATCTGTAATTATTAGTTTATACATATATATAAGTTGCTAATATATATTAATTAAAAGCTGCTTTGATAGACCATGATACCCACAATCTAAATATCCCATAACCAATCCTGAAATTGTGGGATACTATTTATCATAAGATGATTCAAGGGGTCGTTGAACTGCAGGATAGCTCAAAATAAATAATGAAAATCTTCACTTGCCAGGATGTTTTGAATCATAACATCACATGGTAATTTTATTGAACTGTCAGATGCACAATATTTATAATCAGATTAAATATTTATAACCATGTGGGAGACTGTGTTTAAAATAGATCAAATTAATGACAATTCCCTGAAGGCCGTTACAGTTAAGGGCACTCCCCTGCTTATTGCAAATATAAAAGGGAAAATATACGCAATCGGCCTTTACTGTACACATGAGCAGACAGATCTGTCAGAAGGTTTTATAGAAAAGTGCAACGTAATATGCCCTGCGCATTTTGCCTCCTTTGATATAAAGACAGGCAATGTTGTTTCAGGGCCAGAGGATGAGAGTGCACCCATTGACAACCTTAAAACATACCCTACAAAGGTAGAAAACGGGATGATACTGGTGGAGCTACCATGAAAATCCTGGTTCTTGTTAAGCAAATCCCGGATATAAGCGCAATCAAATTTGATCAAAAGACAAAGAGAATAATAAGGAGCGGGGTAAAACTCTTATTTAATTCATATGACAAAAAGGCGGTTGAGGCTGCTGTGCAGTTATCAGAAAAATATGGATATGAGACCTATGCTGCATCCATGGGCCCACCAGATGCCGCTGAAATCCTTAAAGATTCAATGCGTATGGGGATAAACCATGGAATTTTATTAAGTGACCGCAATTTCGCTGGCTCTGATACATTTGTAACATCGCACATACTATCGGCCCTTGTGAACATTATAAATCCAGATATTGTGCTTACAGGAAAATCTTCGCTGGATGGGGAAACGTCACAGGTACCCCCTGAAACAGCATGGATGTCCGGTTATAATTTTCTCTCTGGTGTATCAGGAATAGAGATTATGGAAAAAAGTGTTGAGGTGACCCGGGATGAGGATGATGGCATCTCAAAATATGAGGTACCGCTTCCGGCATTTTTTTCAGTCAGCGAAAAGATCAATAGGGCAAGGCAGATAGATCCTTCAGTTAAAATAGAGGATGTTGAGGTATATGATTCAGATATTACACCATGGAAGGGAAGCCAATCGCCCACTGAGGTAGTAGATACCTTTCCACTCAACAGCTCCAGGAATAACAAATTCATAGATTTCAATAAGTTTATAGAGATCCTGCATGAGGCAGGTCAAGGCCCTTCAGATCCCCACAGGGAATATATCAGTGAACCAGAAACTGGAGATATATTCCTGGGACTTGCCGTGGATGACCCTAAAATCTCCATGGAGATCTCTTCCAAAATAGCCGAAAGCACAAATGACAAAATTACAGTGATCGGGAACATAGATCCAGTACAGCTTCAGGGAATGGCCTGTCATCAGTACGTATACCTGGAGGATTATAGCAGTGTTTCTATGGCGAAATATGTGGCAAAGTATATACAGGACAACCCGGTAAGGCATGTTCTCGCCCCATCGAATCTAAATGGCCGTGATATAATGTCATTTGTTGCAGCATCCATGGGACTGGGTTTAACTGCGGACTGTGTTGACATAAAAATGGAAAATGGAAAAATGATACAGTACAAGCCATCATTCGGAGGAGGAATAATTGCTGTTATAAAATCAAAAACAGATCCTGATATGGCAACTGTCAGGAAGGGCATGTTTCAGGTACGGTTTATGAGCAGATCCTTTGAAACCACTAAAATTAGGTCCAGGGCTGCTCCGGAATACAGGATTATTGAAAGAAAGAAGCTGGACAGCGGACTGCGCCCGCTGGATACCCCTGTTATATTCGGTATAGGAACAGGGGTCATGGCAGATGACATACCTAAAATATATGATATAGCAGATAAAATAGGGGCATCTGTGGGAGCAACAAGAAGGGTGGTGGACATGGGAAGAATTCCCAGGCAGTTCCAGATCGGGCTTACGGGTGTTTCAGTATCCCCCGAACTTTATATTGCTATAGGCGTATCCGGATCTGATAACCATGTAGTTGGAACAAGGTATGCAGGCAGGGTTATGGCTGTAAATAAAAATCCTGATGCGCCAATATTCCGGCACTCAGATTTTGGGATAGTTATGGATTCGCATGAATTTATAGGTGAACTGTATTCAAATATTAACCATTAATCTGTGAAAAATATAATTTACTACCTTTATATAAACTATAATGGAGGTTAATAATATAACTGTAAAATTCCCAAAGGAAATAGTTCTTGAGGACGGAAGTAAAATTACAGTGGATAAGGATAAAATTTCTGACGAGTCATTATTTTCACTTTTATATCCTGAAAAACATACAGATGATATCGCAGTTGCCCTGATAAAGCACGGTTTCCATGACGCAACGCCCAGTTTTTTCAAGGGAGAGGTATTCAGCCTTGCAAAGGAAATATCATTTCCCTGGGAACTGCATTTGAGGCTTTTCAACAACGGTGAAAAATACAGTAAAATATTTGCCCATATTGAAATTTCAAGAAGATATTTCGAGCATCTCTTCATTATCCAGCCGGCAGTTTACGAACCATTCGATTTTTATAAAAATATATACAAACAGTTCAGGGTAATGTACGGGCCTTCTGGAAAAACAGTAAAGGAATTCAAGAGCAATTATGAAATTACACTGATGCCACCTGAAAATCTCATTGAATGGATGCCTGTGGTTGTAAATCTCTACGATAGCCTATCCAGGTATAAGGAAAATATCAGGGAAATCATAGATATGCTGGATTACGAGCTCCACAGAAGATAGATTACTTCCTGGAATAACGTTTCACTGTATGGCCGCAAACGGGGCATATATCCATGTATTTATCATATATTCTATGGCATCCTGTGCACCTGTATTTCCATACTATGCTTTTTTTTATGGGTTCAATGCCACTTCCAGAATACTCTATGCCGCATTGCCTGGCCACATTCTGGATGGCATAGTCGTCAGTAACTATTGTTCCATTGTATTCCATTGCAAGTGCAAGCACATCAATGTCTGTATTGCTGAGGACATTGTAATCCCCGGTTTTCGTTGCAGCATTTACTGCCATTTCCACATATTTTTTTTCAGGAGCCTGGATATTTATATCCGCCACGCCAAGAATCTTTTCCAGGGAACCATTTTTGATTTCATTTATTACAGAATCCGGATAAATATAATTGCTGGTTGAAATGTTAATTCTTCCGGACAGTATTGCCGATGTGTCTATTATATACTTTTTGACCTTATCCACATGGTTCAATATTATTAACAGTAATAAACGTAACTGGATTAGTATAAAGATATTGCCATTTTTGATATGATATTTTAGGGAGGCTGCAATTCACCAGTATGTACCTGCTTCTCTTAATACTCTTAATCGTTGGAATCGCTGTTGGCGCCCTCACTGGCATAACAGGCAGCAGTGGTGTCCTTGTTGTTGTTCCGGTTTTATCATATATGGGCATAGATTTTAAAACTTCAATAGGAACAAGCCTGCTGGTTGATGTTATTACAACAACCATAGTTATATACGTTTACCTTAAAAAGAAGACCCTTGATATAGGAATCGGGTTGATCCTTGGCATGGGTGCCATAGTCGGTGCCCAGATAGGGGCCTTCGTTGCACATATAGTGCCCGTACTCCCACTGGAGATCGCCTTCACGGCTATGGCGGCATATATGAGTTATTATGTCATAAAAAAATCCTACAGGGCAGAGGAAAAGGGGATCAGAAAAATCAATCTCAAAAGGCCTGTTGCACTTTTGCTGGGGTTCCTCCTGAGCATACCCATAGGGACATTGACCGGGATAATTGGCACCAGCGGGGGAATAATGTTTATCCTTGTCATTATTCTGCTTTTCTCCATGAAGGCACAGAATATGGTAGGTACAGCCACACTGGCGATGTTCCTTTCTGCCTTCAGTGGCTCTGTTGGCTACTTCAGGATAGGGCATATAGACTTTTTCGCTGCAATTGTGATAGGATTGATAGCACTTATCTCAGGATACTATTTTTCTATACTGGCGCATAAACTGGATCAGAAGGTTATCTACCGTTTCCTGGGAGTGGTGTTTATAATAGTGGTAATCAGTGAAATTGTGAAAATTACTGTGTTATAATAAAATTGATTTTCCAATTCCTGAATACTCCCTGCCCAGATACATATAGTTTTTATCATGGCAGCATCTGCAACCTATATTTTTTTCTATGCCTATCCTGTTTATTTCAAAGGCAAACCCATCAATGAAATACAGGCTCCCATCAATTTCATAATTAAGAAGCACCTTAACTGCCATGTTTACCCCGTACATTGCAACAATTGCCGGAATTGTGCTCATGACACCGGAAACCTCACATGATGGTAGTTCAGCCGGGTCCTTATTGAAACATGCATAGCACGAGGTTTTCCCCGGGATCACTGCCTTGAATTCCCCGTACGTTTCTATTGCAGATGTAAATATCCAGGGTATTCCGTACTTATCGCATGCGTCGTTTATTATAAACCGGGTGGTCATATTATCTGTTCCGTCGAAAACAAGGTCTACTGCGCCAACCAGGTACGCCATATCAGCATCAAAAGCCCTGTTATAAAATTCAACATCTATATCAGGATTAACCTCCCTTATCTTGCCTGCAGCCGCTTCAGCCTTATATTTTTTCAGATCATTCATGCTGTAAAGAATCTGCCTGTTCAGGTTTGTAATCTCTATTTTATCCCTGTCTATTAAAACCAATTTTTTAACGCCCAGACGGGAAAACATTTCAGCAGCTGCGCTGCCTGTACCCCCAAGCCCAACAATCAACACTGATTTTTCCAGCAATTTCTCCTGGTTTTCCCTCCCAATCTGCTTCAGTACCATCTGCCTGGCATATCTGGTCATATCCATGGTATGGATATCAACAGCATGGTTAAAATAATTTTATACATGCCTTTTTTAAGGGCATTCCTAATTGTTATAGTTTGATTAGAACAAAATTTAAATACAACTGCAGTATCCTTTTTTATGGGTAAGGCAGGTACAGGGGCAAAGGCAGGAATTGTTGCGGGGCTTGTGTATGGCATATTTTCAGGCATTTTCAGTTACGTAACACTTACAGTTTTTAAGGCTGATGTGATGAAAGTACTCGCAAAGGAGGCGGCTGCTGAGTCGGCAATTAATTCCAGCATTCACATCACTGCGGCTGAACTGTACGCAACAGCTGTTGATCTTTCCATTGCTGAGGGCATAATAGGCGGCTTGATCGTAGGGTTGATCCTCGGAATAATATTTGCTTACGTGCACGGAAAACTGCCTGGCAAAAATATGATAGTAAAGGGCGAGATTTTTGGATTAATTCTGTGGTTAATATTCGATCTCCTAATCGGTGCCTTTGATATAAGTTCCTATGGGATTCTTTACTATGTGGTAACGCTCGGGCTTGGGATAATATCACTTCTGGTATTCGGTTACCTGCTCGGAACACTATATAGCAGATGGGCAGAGAAAGAAACACCAATGACCGATGAACAGTTCAACGCAGGAAAATTATAAAAATCCTAACTTTTAGGTTAAGTTAATGTTAAATGAAGAAATAAATGTATGATATTTATGGATCATGAAATAAAGGAAAAATACATGCTTGCCGGAAAAATCGGAAGGGATGCACTGGAATACGCACAAACACTCATAGAACCTGGGGCCCTTTTTTATGATGTCGCTGAAAAGGCAGAGCAGTATATACGGGATAGGGGAGCACTGCCATCATTTCCGGTCAATTTATCTATCAATAACGAGGCGGCCCATTACACTCCATTTGAGGGCGATAAAAAGAAATTTCATACAGGAGACCTTGTCAAGGTAGACCTGGGTGCCATGGTGGATGGGTATATGTCAGATAATGCCGCCACCATGGAGGTTGGGAATACAGGAAATTACAGTGATTTAATAGATGCAACAAGGGAGGCGCTCAACGCTGCCATAAAAATACTGAGGCCCATGATCAGCATTTACAGAATCGGAGAGGAAATAGGCAATGTCATCACCTCGCATGGGTTCAAGCCTGTAAAAAATCTGGGTGGGCATGGAATTAACCGTTATGATCTTCATTCAGAAATTTTCATACCGAATTACGACGATGGCAATGGAGAAACCATTCAAACAGATAAGGTAATAGCAATAGAGCCATTTGCCAGCACCGGCTTAGGGATGATCCACAACGGGCAGCTTGGAAATATATACATAATTGACCAGCCCAGAAAGCAGGACAGGGAAGAAATCCTCTATAAAAACTTCAACACTGCCCCATTCGCTGAAAGATGGGTATCAAAGATAATGGATAATGACCAGGAATATTTAAGAAAGAAAATGTCAAGCAAATACATATCCGGGTTTGCAGTGCTGAAAGAGCATAGCAAGGCAATGATCGCACAGTCAGAGCATACGATAATGGTACTTGGGGACGAAATAATTGTAACAACAGCCTGATTAAATGGATTCTATTATTTTCCGTGCCTGTTCAAGAACCAGTTCTGCGGGATCATTACCATTTATCTTTATTACATCAACCGGTTTTTCAATGAATTCTGATATATTATCCAGAAAATAGTTGTAATACTCTTTTATGCGGGAAAGTCCCTGCCTTTCCTCCAGTATTGATAACTGCCTTCCCCGGAAATTAAGGTTTTTCCTGCTGGCCCTTATTCTGTCCACTGCTGTATCTATATCAACATCAAGATAAATAATAATATCAGGCATCATCATCATTTTAGATACATTTACCATCCAGCGTACCGTTTCCTTTTGGTCGCCCATCAACTT of the Ferroplasma sp. genome contains:
- a CDS encoding MFS transporter — its product is MADIFEDLDKQKFGWFHARSILTTGMGAFTDGYDLSSVGIVLAIILSAYGITKSNPNYVVFTSLIAGSALIGAAVGAIIFGELAKRGRKKFYGVDVLILGVAAIMQIFAINVYLLIAIRLILGIGVGADYVMSPMIMGEHSNAKDRGKTIGFGFGMMWGFGAILAAFTYMIFGPVLGVSDAILWRVVLAMGAVPALAVVYLRRKMPETPRFIARIAGDKKSFEDEVKYVAHRSVRIQGDIQDKHNFKYYFHKYKREYISAMVLWFFYDQVAYAGILFGPTLIASKMGLSPDAWTYLMEVFTIAGGIVMLALIDRKGRKLLQIVGFLGMGVFLLIFDGISKVGIVAALPIAGMMVYGIGMQFFNQAGPGSITASGMYGVELAPTKIRSQIQSYTVAAGRSGAALSSFVFPALFLVLGESFAFYYLAGLAIAASVVTLIFIPETKGSLEKATGEIGEMGDITVAGGK
- a CDS encoding SMP-30/gluconolactonase/LRE family protein, with product MKAKLIRSSTQLKLGESPVWLNGVLYYVDILGGKIHSYNGSVKTLYSDKIIPFIVPCNDGLVFGTRDSIRHLSLTRMEVETLFTLQLPENVRFNDGKCDKNGFLFAGTMDMNEKMPSGKLYRFGSEEETVLESITISNGTIWDPDIETMYYIDSPTRKIRVFDYDMNKSAIISERKSFDVSSFAGVPDGMTLDSQGNLYVAFYGGNGIIKFNRSGEAVKKIFVGTKNVTSCIFGDDDMKTLYITTASDKINRGGHLYKFRNDIPGIPSDEFKFLHQ
- a CDS encoding Rieske 2Fe-2S domain-containing protein; the protein is MWETVFKIDQINDNSLKAVTVKGTPLLIANIKGKIYAIGLYCTHEQTDLSEGFIEKCNVICPAHFASFDIKTGNVVSGPEDESAPIDNLKTYPTKVENGMILVELP
- a CDS encoding FAD-binding protein, with amino-acid sequence MKILVLVKQIPDISAIKFDQKTKRIIRSGVKLLFNSYDKKAVEAAVQLSEKYGYETYAASMGPPDAAEILKDSMRMGINHGILLSDRNFAGSDTFVTSHILSALVNIINPDIVLTGKSSLDGETSQVPPETAWMSGYNFLSGVSGIEIMEKSVEVTRDEDDGISKYEVPLPAFFSVSEKINRARQIDPSVKIEDVEVYDSDITPWKGSQSPTEVVDTFPLNSSRNNKFIDFNKFIEILHEAGQGPSDPHREYISEPETGDIFLGLAVDDPKISMEISSKIAESTNDKITVIGNIDPVQLQGMACHQYVYLEDYSSVSMAKYVAKYIQDNPVRHVLAPSNLNGRDIMSFVAASMGLGLTADCVDIKMENGKMIQYKPSFGGGIIAVIKSKTDPDMATVRKGMFQVRFMSRSFETTKIRSRAAPEYRIIERKKLDSGLRPLDTPVIFGIGTGVMADDIPKIYDIADKIGASVGATRRVVDMGRIPRQFQIGLTGVSVSPELYIAIGVSGSDNHVVGTRYAGRVMAVNKNPDAPIFRHSDFGIVMDSHEFIGELYSNINH
- a CDS encoding PIN domain-containing protein — its product is MDKVKKYIIDTSAILSGRINISTSNYIYPDSVINEIKNGSLEKILGVADINIQAPEKKYVEMAVNAATKTGDYNVLSNTDIDVLALAMEYNGTIVTDDYAIQNVARQCGIEYSGSGIEPIKKSIVWKYRCTGCHRIYDKYMDICPVCGHTVKRYSRK
- a CDS encoding sulfite exporter TauE/SafE family protein, whose amino-acid sequence is MYLLLLILLIVGIAVGALTGITGSSGVLVVVPVLSYMGIDFKTSIGTSLLVDVITTTIVIYVYLKKKTLDIGIGLILGMGAIVGAQIGAFVAHIVPVLPLEIAFTAMAAYMSYYVIKKSYRAEEKGIRKINLKRPVALLLGFLLSIPIGTLTGIIGTSGGIMFILVIILLFSMKAQNMVGTATLAMFLSAFSGSVGYFRIGHIDFFAAIVIGLIALISGYYFSILAHKLDQKVIYRFLGVVFIIVVISEIVKITVL
- a CDS encoding HesA/MoeB/ThiF family protein: MDMTRYARQMVLKQIGRENQEKLLEKSVLIVGLGGTGSAAAEMFSRLGVKKLVLIDRDKIEITNLNRQILYSMNDLKKYKAEAAAGKIREVNPDIDVEFYNRAFDADMAYLVGAVDLVFDGTDNMTTRFIINDACDKYGIPWIFTSAIETYGEFKAVIPGKTSCYACFNKDPAELPSCEVSGVMSTIPAIVAMYGVNMAVKVLLNYEIDGSLYFIDGFAFEINRIGIEKNIGCRCCHDKNYMYLGREYSGIGKSILL
- a CDS encoding DUF6789 family protein; this encodes MGKAGTGAKAGIVAGLVYGIFSGIFSYVTLTVFKADVMKVLAKEAAAESAINSSIHITAAELYATAVDLSIAEGIIGGLIVGLILGIIFAYVHGKLPGKNMIVKGEIFGLILWLIFDLLIGAFDISSYGILYYVVTLGLGIISLLVFGYLLGTLYSRWAEKETPMTDEQFNAGKL
- the map gene encoding type II methionyl aminopeptidase, translated to MDHEIKEKYMLAGKIGRDALEYAQTLIEPGALFYDVAEKAEQYIRDRGALPSFPVNLSINNEAAHYTPFEGDKKKFHTGDLVKVDLGAMVDGYMSDNAATMEVGNTGNYSDLIDATREALNAAIKILRPMISIYRIGEEIGNVITSHGFKPVKNLGGHGINRYDLHSEIFIPNYDDGNGETIQTDKVIAIEPFASTGLGMIHNGQLGNIYIIDQPRKQDREEILYKNFNTAPFAERWVSKIMDNDQEYLRKKMSSKYISGFAVLKEHSKAMIAQSEHTIMVLGDEIIVTTA
- the tmk gene encoding dTMP kinase: MFVTMEGIDGSGKTTLINSLKPAFPDFHYTKEPTDAFQFGELKKLSSPENSFYNFFLFTYDRLNHQEELKSNKKIICDRYLASSIAYEGPMIEKLMGDQKETVRWMVNVSKMMMMPDIIIYLDVDIDTAVDRIRASRKNLNFRGRQLSILEERQGLSRIKEYYNYFLDNISEFIEKPVDVIKINGNDPAELVLEQARKIIESI